The Cohnella abietis genome has a segment encoding these proteins:
- a CDS encoding glycosyltransferase, with product MFRKKKKETVEVLTVPREDRRTLSNVPDPENIRTSTDRRGIKEDMSSNGDRDSDYIKRLRLLSLRYVANFEVLVIGEGKKKKTGIKAQAVDISSTGLLIALDTGIDQFEVKDRLNIRFNIPPGTMPEGFELAVNTIARVVRIFTRTENGQDKQMLALEFVKPLTEYFQRKRWGYSVYTASGLLFIAVCFIMLMRVESIIYFKYNILLYLYSLTAAAFLLSRYMFGALYRDVPVNPDYTPGVSIIIPCFNEEEWIHRTILSCVNQDYPVDKLEVIVIDDRSKDRSVERIQQVIDMVHNEAERFSTKERVKMHVLPENGGKRVALVKGVEMAKHDLVVFVDSDSFLEPDAIKHLVQPFQDPRMGGVAGRTDVENKYTNSITKLQTVRYYIAFRIMKAAESWFDSVTCLSGPLSCYRKDLIVKHTDAWLNQKFLGQPATFGDDRSMTNFILKTHRTAYQDAAICSTIVPSNMGVFLKQQMRWKRSWLRESLRAGLFIWRKEPFMALFFYIGLIVPIAAPIIVLYNLFYVPIVHHIFPGTFLMGLLMMAMLMSLAHLLFRKSKLWVFGLVFCIFYELVLLWQMPVAWVTFWKSTWGTRETPQDIEAKNKKAARKQKNKKRIGLPF from the coding sequence ATGTTTAGAAAAAAGAAAAAGGAAACTGTTGAAGTATTGACCGTGCCCCGAGAGGATAGACGTACACTTTCAAATGTCCCGGATCCAGAAAATATCCGAACTTCGACTGATCGCAGAGGGATTAAGGAAGATATGTCTTCTAACGGGGACAGGGATTCCGACTATATCAAAAGATTAAGACTTCTAAGTTTAAGATACGTCGCAAACTTCGAGGTTTTAGTTATTGGTGAGGGGAAGAAGAAAAAAACAGGTATAAAGGCGCAAGCGGTGGATATCTCTTCAACAGGTCTATTAATTGCGCTGGATACAGGCATTGACCAGTTTGAAGTAAAAGATAGGTTAAATATCCGGTTTAATATTCCTCCGGGAACGATGCCCGAAGGTTTCGAGTTAGCAGTAAATACAATTGCTAGGGTAGTGCGGATTTTTACTCGTACTGAAAATGGACAAGACAAGCAAATGCTCGCTCTTGAATTTGTTAAGCCTTTGACAGAATATTTTCAACGAAAAAGATGGGGTTATTCTGTATACACTGCGAGTGGATTGTTATTCATAGCGGTCTGTTTCATAATGCTTATGCGTGTGGAAAGCATCATTTATTTCAAATACAACATTCTTTTATATCTTTACAGCCTTACTGCTGCTGCATTTCTGCTTTCACGTTATATGTTCGGAGCATTGTATAGGGATGTTCCAGTGAATCCTGACTACACACCTGGAGTATCCATTATTATCCCTTGTTTCAATGAAGAGGAATGGATTCATAGGACGATATTAAGCTGTGTGAATCAAGATTATCCCGTTGATAAGCTTGAGGTCATTGTTATTGATGATCGCTCGAAGGATAGATCTGTTGAGCGGATTCAGCAAGTGATCGATATGGTGCATAACGAAGCAGAACGCTTTTCAACTAAGGAACGGGTGAAAATGCACGTTCTTCCTGAAAACGGGGGAAAGCGGGTTGCTTTGGTTAAGGGCGTAGAGATGGCTAAGCATGATTTGGTCGTATTTGTTGATTCAGACAGCTTCTTGGAACCCGATGCAATTAAGCATCTTGTACAGCCCTTTCAAGATCCACGAATGGGAGGAGTTGCAGGTCGAACAGATGTTGAAAATAAATATACCAACTCCATTACAAAGCTGCAAACGGTACGGTACTATATAGCATTTCGAATTATGAAAGCTGCAGAATCTTGGTTTGATAGTGTCACTTGCTTGTCCGGTCCCCTGTCCTGTTACCGGAAGGATTTGATTGTTAAGCATACTGATGCATGGCTAAACCAAAAGTTTCTTGGGCAGCCTGCTACCTTTGGTGACGATCGTAGTATGACAAATTTTATACTCAAAACCCATCGGACGGCATATCAGGATGCAGCTATCTGTTCTACAATCGTACCTTCAAATATGGGGGTGTTCTTAAAGCAGCAAATGAGATGGAAACGATCATGGCTTAGGGAGTCTTTGCGAGCAGGCTTGTTCATCTGGCGTAAAGAGCCGTTTATGGCGCTGTTCTTTTATATAGGTCTTATTGTTCCTATAGCTGCCCCTATTATCGTACTTTACAATTTATTTTACGTTCCAATCGTTCATCATATCTTTCCTGGCACATTCTTAATGGGGTTGCTGATGATGGCAATGCTCATGAGCCTCGCCCATCTTCTATTTCGAAAGAGTAAGCTTTGGGTATTCGGATTAGTATTTTGTATATTTTACGAGCTAGTGTTGCTCTGGCAAATGCCAGTCGCTTGGGTTACATTCTGGAAGTCAACTTGGGGTACGAGAGAAACTCCTCAGGATATCGAAGCGAAAAATAAGAAAGCAGCAAGAAAACAGAAAAATAAAAAGAGAATCGGATTGCCATTCTAA
- a CDS encoding polysaccharide deacetylase family protein, with protein sequence MSKGKRSSALDYRKKNRKKVYKTIFQIAFLLAVGFILFHALVDVEKYKEPDKATWTNRQGFIALSYFGVSRTGTPKLISKNQLNQQLKALKDQGYVTVSQNDILEFYNNGKGLPEKALFLSFEDGRNDSGLFAQPLLEKYNYKATFLSYANKVGNSERKFLQPSDMRKMMKTGYWEMGSNGYRLTYINIFDNNGGFIGVKDEGNLKHKEQIEYYNHYLMDFIRDSDMIPVEDRTEMEKRINQDYSLMKQIYTDKLGFVPNVYMIMHANALHKGMNRLVLDVNTKNIQELFKMHYNREGNVYNASNESLYDLTRVQPQPYWFTNHLLMKIHADTGESMKFVEGDTDRAKGWNVISGAAQFLDNRIALTSAPSDVGMLYLKNSDSYSDVQLTADFAGNVVGKQALYLRYDRKKGSYIRATLENNEIIVEQKEQGQLPERLLTRKLDDMSWKSEDLAFNKATIYSKLQTSSGGSTKDEYPTNIKNTRKIDVALQGNKLNVIIDNEPLLVNQIINSSIGAGGVALESKYNEQNKKDNIYDGVFDDVKVVAIGKDFKKQATLYNNSYEGLKKAVSIVKRSFNSTIDWVIETF encoded by the coding sequence GTGAGTAAAGGAAAACGGAGTTCTGCCCTTGATTATCGTAAAAAAAATCGTAAAAAAGTGTATAAAACAATTTTTCAAATTGCCTTTTTGCTTGCGGTAGGCTTCATTTTATTTCATGCACTTGTGGATGTTGAGAAATACAAGGAACCTGATAAGGCGACATGGACAAACAGGCAGGGCTTTATAGCCTTGTCCTATTTCGGTGTAAGTCGCACAGGAACCCCTAAACTAATTTCCAAAAACCAATTAAATCAACAGCTTAAAGCATTGAAGGATCAGGGTTATGTCACGGTATCGCAGAATGATATCTTGGAATTCTACAACAATGGGAAAGGATTGCCTGAAAAGGCTCTATTCTTATCTTTTGAGGATGGACGGAATGATTCAGGCTTATTTGCCCAACCGTTACTGGAGAAATACAATTATAAAGCGACATTCCTTTCTTATGCTAATAAGGTAGGGAATAGTGAACGGAAATTTTTACAGCCAAGCGATATGCGTAAAATGATGAAAACCGGGTATTGGGAGATGGGTAGTAATGGGTATCGTCTCACTTATATTAACATCTTCGATAATAATGGAGGTTTTATCGGGGTTAAGGATGAGGGGAACTTAAAGCATAAAGAACAAATTGAATACTACAATCATTATTTAATGGATTTTATCAGGGATAGCGACATGATTCCTGTTGAAGACCGAACCGAGATGGAAAAAAGAATAAACCAAGATTATAGTTTGATGAAACAGATATACACTGATAAGCTGGGTTTTGTGCCTAATGTGTATATGATTATGCATGCCAATGCACTACATAAAGGTATGAATCGCTTAGTATTAGATGTAAATACAAAAAATATCCAAGAGCTTTTCAAAATGCATTATAACAGAGAAGGAAATGTTTATAACGCTAGTAACGAGAGCCTCTACGACCTAACTAGAGTACAACCACAGCCTTATTGGTTCACTAATCATCTGCTAATGAAGATTCATGCGGATACCGGTGAGAGCATGAAGTTTGTTGAAGGGGATACTGATAGAGCTAAGGGCTGGAATGTCATCAGCGGAGCGGCTCAGTTCTTAGACAACAGGATTGCACTCACTTCAGCACCATCAGATGTCGGAATGCTATATTTGAAAAATAGTGATTCCTACAGTGATGTCCAATTAACCGCCGACTTTGCAGGAAATGTAGTGGGGAAGCAAGCACTTTATTTGCGTTATGATCGGAAAAAGGGCTCTTACATTCGGGCTACCCTTGAAAATAACGAGATTATTGTGGAGCAAAAAGAGCAAGGACAGCTACCAGAAAGATTGCTTACTCGCAAGTTGGATGATATGAGTTGGAAATCGGAAGACCTGGCCTTTAATAAGGCGACCATCTATTCTAAATTACAAACAAGCTCCGGTGGTTCAACTAAGGATGAATATCCTACCAATATTAAGAATACTAGAAAAATAGACGTAGCCTTACAAGGGAATAAGCTCAACGTGATTATAGATAATGAACCCTTACTAGTTAACCAAATTATTAATAGCTCGATTGGCGCCGGGGGCGTGGCTTTAGAATCCAAATACAATGAACAGAACAAAAAAGATAACATATAC
- a CDS encoding nucleotide sugar dehydrogenase: MGLYENIADRQEHIAIVGLGYVGLPLAVAFSKRTNVIGFDISNHKIESYRMGIDLTRDLGDEAIRDCSVEFTSDEERLKESRFFIIAVPTPVQSGNVPDLNFVQSASKIVATKLKKGAIVVYESTVYPGVTEEICIPILEAESGLRCGVDFKVGYSPERINPGDKVHRLENIVKIVSGMDEETLATVASIYELIIQAGVFKAESIKVAEAAKVIENAQRDINIAFMNELSMLFNSMGIDTKAVLQAAGTKWNFLNFKPGLVGGHCIGIDPYYLTYKAEDAGYHSKIILAGRHINDGMGKYIAQNIIKMLVKLKLDINKARIGFLGLSYKEDCSDIRNTKVTDIIQELQEYSITPIVADPLVDKRHVYEEYGIEMTDMSEMKDLNVIIVAVPHREFLQMNIDDFANLYSEDQTKIMVDIKAVFSKTDFENNGYHYWSL, encoded by the coding sequence ATGGGACTATACGAAAATATTGCTGATAGACAAGAGCATATCGCAATAGTTGGACTTGGATATGTGGGATTGCCCTTGGCCGTAGCCTTTTCAAAAAGAACAAATGTCATTGGTTTTGATATCAGTAATCATAAGATAGAAAGCTATCGTATGGGGATAGATTTAACTAGAGATTTGGGAGACGAAGCGATAAGAGACTGCTCAGTTGAGTTCACTTCTGATGAAGAGAGGCTGAAGGAGTCGAGGTTCTTCATTATAGCAGTCCCCACACCAGTGCAAAGTGGGAATGTGCCCGATCTTAATTTCGTTCAAAGCGCTAGTAAGATAGTTGCCACAAAGCTAAAAAAAGGTGCTATTGTCGTCTATGAATCAACTGTTTATCCAGGTGTTACGGAAGAAATATGCATACCCATTCTAGAGGCTGAGTCGGGATTGCGTTGTGGAGTGGATTTTAAGGTTGGATATTCACCTGAGCGTATTAATCCAGGGGATAAGGTACACCGTCTAGAGAACATTGTGAAAATCGTCTCTGGAATGGATGAAGAGACCCTTGCTACAGTAGCGAGTATTTATGAGCTTATTATTCAAGCAGGTGTATTTAAGGCAGAAAGTATTAAGGTTGCAGAAGCAGCGAAGGTAATTGAGAACGCACAAAGAGATATAAATATTGCTTTTATGAACGAGCTTTCAATGTTATTCAATAGTATGGGAATCGATACAAAAGCTGTATTACAAGCAGCCGGTACGAAGTGGAACTTTTTGAACTTTAAGCCGGGATTAGTAGGAGGACATTGCATCGGTATTGATCCATACTATCTAACCTATAAAGCTGAGGATGCTGGCTACCACTCTAAGATTATACTAGCAGGTCGCCATATAAATGATGGGATGGGGAAGTATATAGCTCAGAACATTATTAAAATGCTAGTTAAGCTCAAACTGGATATTAATAAAGCCAGAATTGGCTTTCTAGGATTATCTTACAAAGAAGATTGTTCGGATATTCGGAATACTAAAGTTACAGATATTATCCAAGAGCTCCAAGAGTACTCTATTACGCCCATAGTCGCAGATCCACTCGTGGATAAACGTCATGTTTATGAAGAATATGGTATAGAAATGACTGATATGTCTGAAATGAAGGATTTAAATGTAATTATTGTTGCTGTACCTCACCGTGAATTTTTGCAGATGAATATAGATGATTTCGCCAATCTGTACAGTGAAGATCAAACCAAAATAATGGTTGATATTAAAGCTGTATTTAGCAAAACGGATTTCGAAAATAATGGCTATCATTATTGGAGTCTTTAA